The following are encoded together in the Gopherus evgoodei ecotype Sinaloan lineage chromosome 17, rGopEvg1_v1.p, whole genome shotgun sequence genome:
- the DDX52 gene encoding probable ATP-dependent RNA helicase DDX52: MDADGFFRKLGAGARFDVKRFSQDARRFKVVKVRHTEFDSPESLDFFGSKDTKHPDVSENGLGTNGSKKSKVKIQSLESHMDEKADGSEERLNAGTARKRKQDTGNFKGKKRKRKTQERISVSSVVENDGILWMSSLETKIKDTREKQEKKPTAEKLEQLRQQRINHFRNKHKINIQGTDLPEPIATFEQLQAEYKILPKIMQNIQAAGFQVPTPIQMQAIPVMLHGRELLASAPTGSGKTLAFSIPILTHLKQPMNKGFRALIISPTRELASQTHRELVKLSEGTGFRIHMIHKATEATKKFGLKSSQKFDILVTTPNRLIYLLKQDPPAIDLTRVEWLVVDESDKLFEDGKSGFRDQLASIFLACTSHVVKRALFSATFAFDVEQWCKLNLDNIILVSIGARNAAAETVDQELLFVGSETGKLLAMRDLVKKGFAPPVLVFVQSIERAKELFHELVYEGVNVDVIHADKTQQQRDNVVHSFRAGKIWVLICTALLARGIDFKGVNMVINYDFPASAVEYIHRIGRTGRAGHTGKAVTFFTEDDKPLIRSVANVIQQAGCPVPDYIKAFRKLQSKQKKKLIKKPLEREHIRTTPQYLLEKAKKKKKIIQKNIKEKKPKEANK, from the exons ATGGATGCCGACGGGTTCTTCCGGAAGCTGGGGGCTGGCGCCAGGTTCGATGTGAAGCGCTTCAGCCAGGATGCCCGGCGCTTCAAG gTGGTAAAAGTGAGACACACTGAATTTGACTCTCCAGAGAGTCTTGACTTTTTTGGAAGCAAAGATACAAAGCATCCAGATGTTTCTGAAAATGGCCTGGGAACAAATGGCTCCAAGAAATCCAAAGTTAAAATACAGTCACTTGAATCGCACATGGATGAGAAAGCAGATGGCTCAGAAGAGAGGCTTAATGCAGGGACTGCAAGGAAGAGAAAACAAGACACAGGGAACTTtaaagggaagaaaaggaagcGAAAGACCCAAG AACGTATTTCAGTCAGTTCTGTTGTGGAAAATGATGGGATATTGTGGATGTCCTCTTTGGAAACAAAGATTAAAGATACAAGAGAAAAGCAGGAAAAGAAACCCACTGCGGAGAAACTGGAACAACTCAGACAGCAAAGG ATAAACCATTTCAGAAATAAACACAAGATTAATATCCAAGGAACAGATCTCCCTGAACCAATTGCCACATTTGAGCAGCTTCAAGCAGAATATAAAATCCTGCCTAAAATAATGCAGAATATTCAAGCTGCTGGCTTCCAGGTCCCTACGCCAATTCAGATGCAAGCCATTCCAGTCATGCTTCAT GGTCGGGAACTTCTGGCTTCAGCTCCCACTGGATCAGGAAAGACTTTGGCTTTTAGCATTCCTATTTTAACACATCTGAAACAACCTATGAATAAAGGATTTAGAGCTCTGATCATATCGCCTACCCGAGAACTTGCTAGTCag ACACACCGAGAGCTGGTAAAGCTGTCTGAGGGGACTGGATTCAGAATACATATGATCCATAAAGCAACTGAAGCAACCAAGAAGTTTGGGCTCAAATCATCTCAGAAATTTG ATATACTAGTGACTACTCCAAACAGACTCATTTATTTGCTGAAACAAGATCCTCCAGCCATAGACTTGACAAG AGTTGAATGGTTGGTGGTTGATGAATCAGACAAACTATTTGAAGATGGGAAGTCGGGGTTCAGAGACCAGTTAGCCTCCATTTTCCTGGCATGCACGTCCCATGTTGTCAAAAGAGCCTTGTTCAGCGCAACCTTTGCATTCGATGTAGAGCAATGGTGCAAACTCAACCTGGACAATATCATTTTGGTGTCTATTGGAGCAAG aaacgcTGCAGCGGAGACAGTAGATCAAGAGCTCTTGTTTGTTGGCTCAGAGACAGGAAAACTACTGGCAATGAGAGACCTAGTTAAAAAG GGGTTCGCTCCTCCTGTCCTTGTTTTTGTGCAGTCCATTGAAAGGGCTAAAGAGCTCTTCCATGAGCTTGTTTATGAAGGGGTCAATGTGGATGTCATCCATGCAGACAAAACACAGCAACAG AGAGATAACGTGGTACACAGTTTCAGAGCTGGAAAGATTTGGGTGCTCATCTGCACAGCCTTGCTAGCACGAGggattgacttcaaaggagtgaATATGGTCATTAACTATGACTTCCCAGCCAGTGCCGTGGAGTACATCCACAGGATAG GTCGTACTGGAAGAGCAGGACACACAGGAAAAGCAGTTACTTTTTTTACTGAAGATGATAAACCTTTAATACGAAG TGTAGCCAATGTTATCCAGCAGGCTGGCTGTCCTGTGCCAGACTACATAAAAGCCTTCCGCAAACTGCAAAG CAAACAAAAGAAGAAGCTGATTAAGAAACCATTGGAAAGGGAGCACATTCGTACCACTCCTCAGTACTTACTAGAAAAAGCCAAGAAAAAAAA GAAAATTATCCAGAAAAATATTAAGGAAAAGAAACCCAAGGAAGCAAACAAATGA